One Alligator mississippiensis isolate rAllMis1 chromosome 1, rAllMis1, whole genome shotgun sequence genomic window carries:
- the ABRACL gene encoding costars family protein ABRACL, with protein sequence MNVEHEINLLIEEIRRLGTKNADGKMSVKFGVLFADEKCANLFEALVGTLKAAKRRKIVTYPGELLLQGVHDNVDILLLQD encoded by the exons ATGAATGTGGAACATGAAATAAACCTCTTAATTGAGGAGATTCGGCGACTGGGGACCAAAA ATGCTGATGGAAAAATGAGTGTGAAGTTTGGCGTGCTCTTTGCTGATGAAAAATGTGCCAACCTCTTTGAAGCCCTAGTGGGAACTCTTAAGGCTGCAAAACGAAGAAAGATTGTTACTTACCCAGGAGAGCTGCTTTTACAAGGTGTTCATGACAATGTTGACATTTTATTATTGCAGGACTAA